One genomic region from Populus nigra chromosome 8, ddPopNigr1.1, whole genome shotgun sequence encodes:
- the LOC133700502 gene encoding uncharacterized protein LOC133700502, giving the protein MNLNKKGLRFSNNNELPKNDCFGDTALSLNCLGYGGSSSTNAEGAQNNLKVDFSNGSDDGCKLVLGLGPTPSAYFDDCYCLGVNKKKGLDSAVIFPKGLLSESDSILKLGLSGGDKEALSGLDYSISETDTDTPMLNQISDDDIRSPIPVVDEGSTSAKKSGGYMTSLLLAPRMDVRKAPSQTELLNFGTRSNHQFQLSHELSANTDFSMGIMSEQTISNTSSDHRTSNPKKCKVLGCSKGARGASGLCIGHGGGQRCQKPGCSKGAESRTAYCKVHGGGRRCQHLGCTKSAEGKTDLCIAHGGGRRCGFPGGCTKAARGKSGLCIRHGGGKRCKVEDCTRSAEGQAGLCISHGGGRRCEHQGCTKGAQGSTGYCKAHGGGKRCIFAGCTKGAEGSTPLCKGHGGGKRCMFDGGGICPKSVHGGTNFCVAHGGGKRCVVPGCTKSARGRTDCCVRHGGGKRCRVDNCGKSAQGSTDFCKAHGGGKRCTWGEGKCEKFARGKSGLCAAHSSMVQEREANRTGLIRPGLFHGLVSAASTAGSSIDNNHSYSGVSAVSDCSDSLEKPAKRLHLIPPQVLVPHSMKATSSFTSFMNADNLEEGTNGYGATSGGKKNFDYLVPEGRVHGGGLMSLFGGNLRNAINGV; this is encoded by the coding sequence ATGAATCTTAACAAAAAAGGTCTGcgattttctaataataatgaGCTTCCAAAAAATGACTGTTTTGGTGATACTGCTTTGAGCTTGAACTGCCTTGGATATGGAGGAAGCAGTTCGACCAATGCTGAGGGTGCTCAAAATAATCTTAAGGTTGATTTTTCTAATGGTTCTGATGATGGCTGCAAGTTGGTGCTTGGACTTGGTCCGACACCAAGTGCATATTTTGATGATTGTTACTGCTTGGgggttaacaaaaaaaaagggctgGATTCTGCTGTTATATTTCCCAAGGGGTTGCTGTCTGAGAGTGATTCAATCCTAAAACTTGGCCTTTCCGGAGGGGATAAGGAAGCCCTGAGTGGTCTCGACTATTCAATTTCAGAGACTGATACTGATACACCCATGCTGAACCAAATTTCTGATGATGATATTAGATCCCCGATTCCTGTTGTCGATGAGGGTTCCACCTCAGCCAAGAAGTCTGGTGGCTATATGACATCACTTCTTTTGGCTCCTAGAATGGATGTCAGAAAAGCTCCATCACAGACTGAACTTCTCAACTTTGGAACCAGATCTAATCATCAATTTCAGCTGAGCCATGAACTATCTGCTAACACAGATTTCTCCATGGGCATTATGTCTGAGCAAACGATTTCAAACACTTCTTCTGACCACAGAACAAGCAATCCGAAGAAATGCAAGGTCTTGGGTTGCTCAAAGGGAGCCCGTGGTGCTTCAGGCCTTTGTATTGGTCATGGGGGCGGACAGCGATGCCAGAAGCCAGGTTGCAGCAAAGGTGCTGAGAGCCGAACAGCCTATTGTAAGGTCCATGGTGGAGGAAGGAGGTGCCAACACTTGGGTTGCACTAAAAGTGCTGAGGGGAAGACAGATTTGTGCATTGCACATGGTGGCGGCAGGAGATGTGGGTTTCCAGGCGGATGCACTAAGGCTGCAAGAGGCAAATCAGGGCTTTGTATTAGACATGGAGGGGGGAAGAGGTGCAAGGTTGAAGACTGCACTCGTAGTGCTGAAGGACAGGCCGGGTTGTGCATTTCTCATGGGGGTGGGCGCCGTTGTGAACACCAAGGGTGTACAAAGGGTGCTCAGGGGAGTACTGGGTACTGCAAAGCTCATGGTGGGGGAAAGCGATGCATATTTGCAGGATGTACCAAAGGAGCTGAAGGGAGCACGCCACTGTGCAAGGGACACGGTGGGGGAAAGCGCTGCATGTTTGATGGTGGTGGAATTTGCCCAAAAAGTGTTCATGGAGGCACAAACTTTTGTGTTGCCCATGGTGGTGGAAAGAGGTGTGTTGTGCCCGGCTGTACAAAGAGTGCGCGTGGCCGTACTGATTGCTGTGTTAGGCATGGTGGAGGGAAGCGGTGCAGGGTTGACAACTGTGGGAAGAGTGCCCAAGGTAGCACTGACTTCTGCAAAGCTCATGGTGGGGGAAAACGATGCACCTGGGGTGAGGGAAAATGCGAGAAGTTTGCCAGGGGTAAGAGTGGTCTATGTGCTGCACACAGCAGCATGGTCCAAGAGAGGGAGGCAAACAGGACTGGTTTGATCAGACCGGGACTCTTCCATGGCCTTGTATCTGCTGCTTCAACAGCAGGTAGCAGCATTGACAACAATCATTCATATTCTGGAGTTAGTGCTGTCTCGGACTGCAGTGATTCCCTAGAAAAGCCAGCAAAAAGACTACATCTCATACCACCCCAAGTACTGGTTCCTCATTCTATGAAGGCCACGTCGTCTTTTACAAGTTTTATGAATGCTGACAACTTAGAGGAAGGTACAAATGGTTACGGTGCCACCAGTGGTGGGAAAAAGAATTTCGACTATCTGGTTCCCGAGGGAAGGGTGCATGGCGGCGGCCTTATGTCATTGTTTGGTGGAAATCTGAGGAATGCTATCAATGGAGTTTGA